The genome window CATCAGGGTCACGTCCGGGCGCAGCTCACGGGCCAGCCGCACGGCCTGGTCGCCGTCGGCCGCCTCGCCGACGACCTCGATGTCCGGCTCACCTTCGAGGATGAGCCGGAAGCCCGCGCGGACCATCGCCTGGTCGTCGGCGATCAGCACTCGCGTCGGCACCCCGGTCTCCCCTCGCCTCAGCCCGGTTCGAGCGGCAGCCGCGCGGCGACGCGCCAGCGCCGGCCCGCTGCCGGTCCCGCGTCGACCGTACCGCCCACCGCCGCCACCCGCTCCGCCATCCCGAGCAGCCCGTAGCCACCCCGGCGGGCGGGGCGGGCGGCACCGTCGTTGACGACCTCGACGCGCAGCGCACCGGGTGGTTCGTGGCGGACGAGCACCCGCACCTCGGTCGCCTCGGGCGCGTGGCGGCGGACGTTGGTGAGGGACTCGGTGAGCAGCCGGTGCGCGGTGGTGACGACCTCGGGCGCGACCGGGAGCGCGGCGAGATCGGGGCTGACGTCGAGGTGGACGCGCTCGTCGTCGGGCACCGCGCGGTCGACGGCGGTGAGCAGGTCGGCCGGCGGCACGAAGAAGGCTTCGTCGCCGGTGCGCAGCGCGCCGACGAGCCGGCGCATCGCGGAGAGCGCCGCCGCGCCGGCGGTTTCGAGTTCGGCGAAGGTCGCGGTGTCGCCGCCCGAGCGTTCGGCGACCCGGTGCGCGGCCTGGACCCGCACGACGATGCCGGTGACCTGGTGGGCGACGAGGTCGTGCAGCTCCCTGGCCAGCCGCAGCCGCTCGGTGTTGCGCAGCTCGTGGACCGCCGCGCGGTGGCGGACGTCGGCGTCGCGCAGGACCAGCCCGCCGGCCAGCGCGCCGCCCCAGAGCACGGCGGCCCCGGTGGCGTAGAGCCCGGCCGGGGTGCCGGCGCCGTACCGCACGATCGGCGCGAGCGTGGCCGCGCAGCCGCCGAGAACCGCTTGCAGGGCAGCCGCTTTCGGCGAGAGGCGGTGGCAGCACGCGCCGACCACCAGCGCCAGCGCGAGGGCCTCGGCCGCACCGGGCTGGGGCGGCAGCCGCGCGCCCGCCGCGGCGAGCGCCGCCGAGACCGCCGTGCCCAGCAGCGAAAGCCCGGAGACGGCGGTGGCGAGCGCGGCGATGTGGCCGGGGAACCGGCGGCGCAGCACGGCCAGCACGGCCACGACCGGCCCGAGTCCCGGCGCGAACTCGACGGCGACGGTGGTGAGCTCGCTGGGAGCGGCGCGCGTCGCGAGCACCGCGTCGAACACCACGAGCACGCCGAGGACGGCCACCTCGGCCACCAGCGGGCCGCGGCGGCCGGTCCACGGGATGCCCGGCCGGCCTGCGAAGGTCATCTGCCGATCGTGCCCGATCCCGGCCGCGGCGAAACTCGTACCCGGGTACGAGACGCCCGGCGCGATCTCCTACCGGCGGCTGAATCGCGGCCGCGGTGATCCGCGCCAGGCTTCGGGTATGGACGACCGAAGCACACGCACACCGATGCCGGAACCCACGATCCCGCCGGGGAACGGCAAGATCGAGGGGCTGCCGGGCTGGTACTTCGTTCTCGTCGGGCTGCTGGTGGCGAGCAACGACCTGAGCCTGCAGTTCAGCGACCGCCACAGCTGGGTCGCCGTGCTGCCGCTGGTGCTCGTCGCGGTGCACCTGACGCTCTGGTTCACGCTGCTGTCCCGGCGTCGCAAGTACCTGCGCGCGATCTGGCGCTCGAAGCAGGCGCTGGCGCTCGTCGCCGTCCTTTTCGCCCTGCGCCTGGGGTTGCAGTTCGGGCTGGCGAAGCTGACCGACGAAGCGGCGCCGCTGCACAGCTACCGGCACCTGGTGATCGGGCTGGCGATGCTGGTGGTGACGACCGCGGGGGCGTGGTTCGACCAGTGGCTGATCCTGCGGGTGGTGAACCGCGAGCCGGCGGCGGGGTAACTTCGAAGCATGAGGATCGGCGAGCTGTCCCGGCGCACGGGCGCGAGTGCGCGCTCCCTGCGGTACTACGAAGCGCAGGGTCTCCTGAGCAGCATCCGGTCCGAAGCCGGGCAGCGGCACTACTCCGACGACGCGGCCCAGCGCGTTTCGCTCATCCGGCAGCTGTTCGACGCGGGCCTGTCGAGCCGGGTGATCGCGACCGTGCTGCCGTGCGTCGAGACCCCCGGTGACGTCGGTGTCGTCGAGTGCGCCTTCGCGGTGATGAAGCGCGAGCGCGATCGGATCGACGCGGAGATCGCGCGCCTGGCCGAGACCCGGGACGCGCTGGACGGCCTGCTGGAGGTCAACAGCCGGCACCGCGCGCAGATGTGACCCGCGCCTCAGGCGGTTGCCCCTGACACCGGTGTGAGCGGTGACGATGGCCGCAGGTCCGGAACGTGCCGGGCCGGTCGTCGGAAAGGCGTGGAAATGGGACAGGCGTGGGGTTTCGGCAAGTACGGCGGGCCCGAGGTGCAGGAGTTCTTCGAGCGGCCCGATCCCGTCCCCGGTCCGGGTGAGGTGCTGATCCGGGTCGGCGTCGCCGGGGTCAACCCGCTCGATCACCTCCTGCGCGCCGGGCTGGTTCCCGGCCTCGACGGCGGGCGCCCGTTCCCGCGCGTGCTGGGGATGGAAGCCGCCGGGACCGTGCTCGCCCTCGGAGAAGACGTCGACGGGCTTCAGGTGGGGGACGCGGTTTTCGGCTTCGCGCTCACCGGCGGTGGCACCTACGCCGAGACGACCGTGCTGACCGCGGTGAACACCGCGCGCGTTCCGGCCGGCTTGTCCGCGACCGTGGCGGCGACCTTGCCGGTGGCCGGGACGACCGCGGTGGACGCGCTCGACCAGCTCGGCCTCCCGTCCGGCGCCACGATCCTGGTCAACGGGGTCGGCGGCGGGGTCGGCCTCGCCGTCGCCCGGCTGGCCGTGGCGCGCGGGCTGCGGGTGGTCGGGACGGGGAGTGCCGCCAAGCGGGAGCAGGCCGAGGCCGCCGGGGCGCAGTTCGTCGACTACGCCGCCGAGGACGTCGTCGCGGCGGCACGCGCGCTGGTTCCGGAGGGCTTCGACGGGATCGTCGACCTGGTCGGGGGTGCGTCGCTGCGGGCGGTGGCCCCGCTGGCCCGCGAGCCCGGCACCGTCGTCTCGGTGGGCGATCAGTCCGTCGGCGAGGTCGGCGGGCGGTTCGTCGAGCGCCGGCTCGGCCGCGAGAACCTGGAGCACGCCGCCCGGCTGGCCCTCGACGGCGTGCTCGTACCGGTGATCAGCGCCGTCCACCCGCTGTCCGACGCCCCGGCGGCCCTGGCCGCGGTCGAAGACGGGCACGCGGCGGGGAAGGTGGTCGTCGAGGTGGGCCTCAGCCGTTCGTGAGGGCGGTGCGGAACCGGCCCGGCGCCACGCCGTACTCGCGCCGGAACGCCGCCGAGAACGCGAACTCCGTCGCGTAGCCGACCTGCGGGGCGATGCGGGCCAGTGACGCGTCGGTTTCCCGGAGCAGCCTGGCGGCGCGGCCGAGCCGCCAGGTGGTCAGGTAGGTCATCGGCGGCCGGCCCACCGTCGTGGTGAACGTCCGCGAAAACGCCGTGCGGGGCATGCCCGCCACCTCGCTGAGCCGGCCCACCGTCCACGGCAGCTGCGGGTTTTCGTGGATTTCCCGCAGCGCCGCGGCGATCCCGGGGTGGGTGACGGCCGGCCACCCGGACGTCCCGTCGCGCTCGTGCCACTGCCGCAGCGCCTGGACGAGGACCAGGTCGAGCAGCGCCCGCCGGGTCGCGGCGGAGCCCGGGCGGTCCGTGGTGACGTCTTCGGCCAGCAGGTCGACCAGGGAACGCAGCCCCGGGTCGCGGTCGTGGTCCGGCGTCAGCACGATGAGGTCGGGCAGCGCGCGCAGGTACTGCGGCGCGCGACCGCGGTCGAGCCGGTAGGCGCCGCACAGGAACTCGAAGGAGACGGGCCCCGGCGACGGCGGGAGCGGGCCTGGCGCCACGAGCGTGAGGTCCGCCAGTGCGCACGGGACCGGGCTGAGCCCGTGCTCGGCGCCGGCGGACGTGAGCACGATGTCACCGGGCCGCAGCGGCACCGGGTCGCCGTGGCCGATCAGCCAGCACGTGCCGCGCATGAGGATGTGGAAGCCGCTGCCGTCGAACGCGGCGAACCGGATGCCGGCCGAGGCGAGCTTGATCAGGCGGACGCCGGCCGTCCCCACCCGGACGGTGCGGACCACTTCGCTGATCAGGTCCATGGCGCCAGCTTAACGGTGCACGGCCGCGTATGAATCGGCGCCGTTCGCGCATGGCACGGCCGGCGCCGGCGGTGGTTGGGTCGGCAGGGTGATCGACTACGTGAACGCCGCGACCACCGAGGTCCTGCGCGCCCATGCCGCGAAAGCGGAAGAAAACCTGCGGCCGGCCGGTGAGGCACTGGCCGCCTTGCGCGAGGACGGCGTCTTCGCCCTGCGGACCCCGCGGGAGCACGGCGGCGCCTGGGCGGACGCGGAGACCGTCGCCCGGCGGCTGACCGGGCTGGGCCGGGCCTGCCCGTCCACCGCGTGGATCGCCGGGGCCTGCGTCACCGCGAAAACCCTCGCCGCCCGCACTTTTCCCGCAGCGGCGCCGTTCTTCGCCGATTCGGACGCGCTCTTCTGCGGTTCGGGCGTGCCCGGCGCCCGGGGCGTGCGCGTCGCGGACGGCGTGCGCGTCACCGGCCGCTGGCCGAACGTCTCGGGCTGCGAAGACGCGGCTTGGGCCACGCTCGCGGTGCTGGTGGACGGCGAGTTCTCCTTCGCGGTCGTCCCAGCGGCTGACCTCGTCGTCGACCGGACCTGGGACATGGCCGGCATGCGCGCCACCGGCAGCCACACCCTGGTGGCGGCCGACGTTTTCGTGCCCGCGGAACGCATCGCGGCGGGGGCGCCGTTCCCCCTGGCCGACGCGATGCTGTACGCCACGACCGTGCTCGGCCCGGTGGTGGGCGCCGCGCAGGGCGCGCTCGACGCCGTCACCGCGATGTTCGCCTCGGACCGCAAGCCCTTCATGTCCGCCTACTCGCGCATGGGGGAGTCGCCGGGCGCCCGCCACTGGCTGGCCGAGGCGAGCTACCTCGTGGGCCGCGCCGAACGGACGATGCTCGAAGTCGCCCGCGAAGCGAGCTCGGCCGAATTGTCCCCTGTGGACGGTCCGCGGCTGCGCCGGGCGCTCGCGGACGCCGGCCAGGACAGCCGCGCCGCCGTCGAGCGGATGCTCGACCTGCACGGCGCGAGCGGGTTCGCCACGACGAACGTCCTGCAGCGCTGCTGGCGGGACGTCGCCGTCGGCAGCAGGCACCCGCACCTCAACCCGTACCTCGCGGTGGAGAACCTCGGCGTGGCGCTGACCTCGTAGTCGACACTGTGTAGAATTTTTTCTACGAGGTGTAGAGTTGAGGTCATGACGAAGCGAACGTTCCTGATCACCGGCGTGAGCAGCGGCCTCGGCCGCGCCTTCGCCGAAGGCGCGCTGGCGGCCGGGCACACCGTCGCCGGCACCGTGCGCAAGCCCGCCGACCGGGCCGCCTTCGAAGAACTGGCGCCCGGGCGCGCCCACGCGCGGCAGCTCGACGTGACCGACGACGACGCGGTCTCCGCCGTGGTCGCCGAGGTCGAGCGCACCGTCGGCCCGATCGACGTGCTCATCGCGAACGCCGGTTACGGGCACGAGGGCGTGTTCGAGGAGTCGCCGATGGCCGAGCTGCGCGCGCAGTTCGACGTCAACGTGTTCGGGGTGGCGGCCACCGTCCACGCGGTCCTGCCGGGGATGCGGAAGCGGCGCTCCGGGCACATCTTCGCCGTCAGCTCGATGGGCGGGCTGATGACCGTGCCGGGGCTGGCGTACTACTGCGGCAGCAAGTACGCGGTGGCGGGGATGCTCGAAACGCTGGCCAAGGAGGTGGCCGGGTTCGGGGTGCGGGTGACCGTCATCGAACCCGGCTCGTTCCGGACGGACTGGGCGGGCCGCTCGATGGTCCGCAGCGAGCGGTCGATCGCCGACTACGACGAGCTGTTCGAGCCGATTCGCGCGGCCCGCCACGCCGCCAGCGGCAACCAGCTGGGCGATCCCGCCAAGGCCGCCGCGGCGGTGCTCGAGGTGGTCGAAGCGGAAAAGCCGCCGGTGCACCTGGTGCTCGGTTCGGACGCGTTGCGCCTCGTGGCGGCCGGCCGTGCCGCGGTGACCGCCGACATCGAAGCGTGGGAGGAGCTCTCGCGGTCCACGGACTTCCCGGACGGGCACCAGATCGCGGCGAACGATGCCTGAGCCCGGGCGCCGGCGTGCGGCACCGTCCAAAGGGGACCTGCGCGAGGCGAAGCTCCTCGCAGTCCTCGAGGAACTGCTGGCGGTCAAGACCTTCGACGCGCTCACGACCAACGACATCGCCGAGCGCGCCGGGCTGTCGCGCGCGTCGATGTACTTCTACTTCAGCTCGAAGCAGGAGGCGCTGATCGCGCTCTTCGCCAAGACCGTCGAAGCACTGCACGAGAAGTCCCGCGCGGCGGCCGGCGACCCGGCGCCGCCCCGCGACGCGATCGCGACGGCCCTGCGCCGCACCCGCGAACGCTGGCACGAGCACGGCCTGATCATGCGCGTCGCGATCGACCAGTCCTCGGCCATCCCCGAACTGGGCGCGCTGTGGATGCAGACCGCGGAGATCTTCATCGACGCCATCACGGCCATCCTGGTCCGGGCCGGCGCCGCGGACGACGAGGGCCCCGGCGGCGCGCGGGCCGTCGCGGGCGCGTTGTGCTGGATGATCGAGCGGACGTTCTACCACGCGTCGGCGGTGTCGCCGGAGGCACTCGACGAGGCGTCGGAGACCTGCCGGGTGGTGTGGCTCCGCGCGGCGGGGATCGAGTGAAGGGCCGGGCCCGCGCCACCGCGAGCCCGGCCCGCCACTCAGCCGGCGTGAGCGCGCACCCCGGCCGCGAGCCGGCCGGAGGCGTCCCAGACCTGCCGGGTGGCGGGGATCGAGTGACGGCGGGCCCGCGCTGCCGCGAGCCGGCCCGCCACTCAGCCGGTGGGGGCGCGCACCGCAGCCGCGAGCCAGCCGTGAGGCACTCGACGAGGCGTCCGAGACCTGCCGGGTCGTGTGGCTCCGCGCGGCGGGGATCGAGTGAAGGGCCGGGCCCGCAGGCCCGGCCCGCCACTCAGCCGGCGTGCGCGCGCACCCCGGCCGCGAGCCGGCTGGTGAGGCGCTCGAGCCCCGCCAAACCCTCGCCGCCGTCGAGGAACGGGCTGACGAGGGCCGAGCCGACGATCACCCCGTCGGCGAACCCGGCGACCTCCGCGGCCTGGTCCGCGTCCGACACCCCCATGCCGACGCACACCGGCAGGTCGGTGACCGCGCGCAGGCGGCGGGCCAGGACGGCGGCGCTCGCGTCCACAGTGGACCGGGTGCCGGTGACGCCCATCAGCGCGGCCGCGTAGACGAAGCCCGTGCCGGCCGCGGCCGTTTCCGCGAGCTGTGCGTCCGTGCTGCTCGGTGCCACCACGAACACCGTCGCCAGCCCGTGCTTCGCCGCCTCCCGCCGCCACGGTGCCGACTCGGCCACCGGCAGGTCGGGCAGCACGCAGCCCGCGCCGCCCGCGTCGGCCAGCTCGCGCGCGAACCGCTCGATGCCGTAGCGGGACACCGGGTTCCAGTAGGACATCACCAGCACCGGCTTGCCCGTGGCCGCGTGCACTTCGCGGACCGTGCGCAGGACGTCCGCGATCCGCACCCCGCCGCGCAGCGCGATGTCGTCGGCGGTCTGGATGACCGGGCCGTCCAGCACCGGGTCGCTGTGGGGGACGCCGACTTCGACGATGTCCGCGCCCGCGTCCAGGGTGGCCCGCAGCGCCTCGATCCCGCCGTCGACGGTGGGGAACCCGGCCGGCAGGTACGTGATGAGCGCGGCCCGGCCCTCGCGCTTCGCCCGGGCGAGTGTCTCCGTGAGCGGGCTCATCGCGCGGCCTCCAGTCCGAAGTGGACGGAGGCGGTGTCCATGTCCTTGTCGCCGCGCCCGGACAGGTTCACCAGCAGGAGGGCGTCCGGGCCGAGTTCGGCGCCTGCCCGCAGGGCCCCGGCCAGCGCGTGCGCGCTTTCGATCGCCGGGACGATCCCTTCGGTCGAGGCGAGCAGACGGAACGCGGTCATGGCTTCGTCGTCGGTCACCGGGCGGTACTCGGCGCGGCCGGAGTCGTGCAGGTGCGCGTGTTCCGGGCCGACGCCGGGGTAGTCGAGACCGGCCGAGATCGACCAGGCCTCCTGGATCTGGCCTTCGTCGTCCTGCAAAACGTACGAGCGGGAGCCGTGCAGGACGCCGGGTTCGCCCGCCGACAGGGACGCCGCGTGCTTGCCGCTGCGCACGCCGTGGCCCGCCGCTTCGCAGCCGATCAGGCGGACGCCGGGATCGTCGAGGAACGCGTGGAACAGGCCGATCGCGTTGGACCCGCCGCCGACGCAGGCGATCGCGGCGTCGGGCAGCCGTCCGGTCCGCTCGAGGAGCTGGCGGCGGGCTTCGACGCCGATGACGCGCTGGAAGTCGCGGATCATGGCCGGGAACGGGTGCGGCCCGGCGACCGTGCCGAACAGGTAGTGGGTGTCCCCGACGTGGGCGACCCAGTCGCGGAACGTCTCGTTGATGGCGTCCTTGAGGGTGCGGGACCCCGACGTCACCGGCACCACCCGGGCGCCGAGCAGCTCCATCCGCGCCACGTTCACCGCCTGGCGGCGCATGTCCGTCTCTCCCATGTAGACGGTGCAGGCGAGGCCGGTCAGCGCGCACGCGGTGGCGGTCGCGACGCCGTGCGAGCCCGCGCCGGTCTCCGCGATGACGCGGGTCTTGCCCATCCGCTGGGCCAGCAAGGCCTGGCCCAGCGCGTTGTTCACCTTGTGCGAGCCGGTGTGGTTGAGGTCTTCGCGCTTGAGGAAGACTCGCGCGCCCCCGGCGTGCGCGGCGAAGCGCGGCACCTCGGTCAGCGCGCTCGGTCGGCCGACGTAGTGGGCGAGCAGGTCCTCGAACCGGGCGACGAAGGCGGGATCCGCTTTCGCCCGTTCGTACTCGGCGGCGACCTGGTCGACGGCGGCGACGAGCGCCTGCGGGACGAACTGGCCGCCGAAGGCACCGAAGTAGCCCTTGGGGTCGGGGAAGTGTCCCGGCGGGGCCGGGAAGAAGAAGTCGGGCATGGCGATGTGCTCCTGACCCGGGACGTCCCGGGTGGTTCGTGGCTGGTCGGGGATCACCGGAGCGCACGAACGCGCGAGCTCACCGGGTGAGCCGGTGATCCCTCGCGACGCGCGGCAGCCGGCGCCATCGCATCCCGTCGACCTGGCCCGCCTCGGCGCCGATCGCGTACCGCACCCGGCGTCCGCGCACGCGCCGCGCGGGCGCCTGGCAGCCACGCGGCCGGCGGCCACGGGCGAAGCGGACGGTGAGGGGCACGAACGCAGCTTAACCCGCCGGAACGCGGTTCCGGCAAGCGCTTATCAGCCAGGTCACGACTCGATGATCGCCAGCAGGGCCGCCGCGAACGGGCCGGGGTCGAGGTCGCCGCGGACGGCGAGCTGCTGGGTGTAGCCGTGGCAGAGGGCCACGAACGCTTCGGCGATCCGGGCCGCCTCGGCCGGTTCGCGGCCGGGCAGGAGCGCGGCGACCGCGGCGCGCAGCTCGTCGAGCTGCCGCTGGACGAGCGCGGCCAGGGGAGGGGAGACGGCGGCTTCGGCGTAGATCTGCGCGACGAGCCGCGCGTGGTCCTCCTCGCGGGCGATGGCGCGGATGTGCTCGGCGAACTCGCGCACCGACGCGGCCGTCAGCTCGGCGGGCAGGGCCTGCGTCGCCTCCTCGCAGATGGCGGTGACGATCTCGTCCTTGCCCTTGAAGTACCGGTAGATCGCCCCGACCGAGAGACCGGAGGCTTCGACGAGGTCGGTCATGGACGTGTGGGCGAAGCCGTGCGTGGCGAAGCGGGCGCGGGCCGCGTCGAGGATCTGCCGGCGGCGGGCGTCGAGGTGGGCTTGCGTGACTCTCGGCATAAAAGAATGACCATTCGTTTTTTTCTGCTAGCGTCCTGACCATACTGGTTCAAGGAGGCTTGTGGTGCGTTATCGGACGTTCGGACGGCAGACCGGGCTGCGGGTCTCGGAGTACGTGCTGGGCACGGCCAACTTCGGCTCGGCACCCACCGGCGCGGGGGTCGCGGGCGCGAAAACGATCTTCGAGGGGTTCGTCGCGGCCGGCGGCACCACTTTCGACGTCTCGAACATCTACCAGGACGGCGAGGCCGAGACCGTGCTCGGCGAACTCGTCGGCCGCGAGCGCGACGACTTCGTGCTGATCACCAAGTACAGCGGGACCCGGCAGGCGGCGGCACGGGCGGGCACCACCGGCAACAGCCGCAAGACGATGATCCGCTCCCTGGAGGAAAGCCTGCGGCGCTTGAAGACCGGCTACGTCGACGTCTTCATGCCGCACTTCCCCGACGGCGTGACGCCGATGGCGGAGATCCTGGCCGGCTTCGAGGACCTGATCCGCGCGGGCAAGATCCGCTACGGCGGCCTGTCGAACTTCCCGGCCTGGCGGATCGCGGGTGCCGCGGTCCGGTCGGAGCTGGGCGGGTACCCGGCGCTGGCCGGCATCCAGACCGAGTACAGCCTGGCCGAGCGGTCCGCGGAACGGGAGCTCCTCCCGATGGCCGAGGCCCACGGGCTCGGCGTCGTCCTGTATTCACCGCTGGCGGCCGGCCTGCTGACCGGGAAGTACCGGCGCGGCGAGCAGGGCAGGCTCAGCGCCCGGCCGGCGGACGCCGCGAAGGCGGCCGTGCTGGACGCGGTCCTGGACGTCGCCGAGGAGACCGGGATCGGGCCGGTGCAGATCGCGCTGGCGTGGCTGCGCCGGCGCGCGGCCGAGGCCCGGACTTCGCTGATCCCGATCGTGGGCCCGCGCACCCCGGTGCACCTGCAGGGGTACCTCGACGCGCTGGACGTCGAACTCTCCGATGAGCACTACGACAGGCTGACGGCGGCGAGTGCGATCCGGCTGGGTACGCCCCACGAGGACGTGGCGGGCGCGCTGGCCCACGGCCTCGACGGGGATCGGAGCCTGCTCGACGCGCCGCTCGTCCCCGTGCACTGAACTCCGCGGGCACGCAGATGCGGGTGCCGCGATCGAGATCGCGGGCACCCGCATCGCCGGTGTGCCGTCAGGAGAGCTGGGCCACCTCCGCGTCCGTCAGGGCCTGGCCGGCCAGCCGGACGTCGTCGACCGCGCCGCTCCAGAAGTCGACGTTGCGGCCGTCGTACTTGGCCCGGCCGACCGTGAACGCGCCGGTGCTCGCCACCGCCGGTCCGGCCGCGGCCGTCGCGACCTTCACGCCGTCCACGTAGAGCCGGATTTCGTTGCCGGCCCGCACACCCGTGAGTGAGTACCAGCGGCCGATCTCCGGCACGACCTCGTACCGGGCCCGGTTGCCGCCGGGCGTGCTGAACGCGAACGCGCCCTGGCCGTACTGCAGGTAGAACGGGCTCTCCCGCTCGCGGCCGTCCTGGCTCACCGCGGTCGCGTAGTTGCCGGGCAGCTGGTCGAGCCGCACCTTCGCGGACACGGTGTAGTCACCGGTCGTGTCGACGACCGGGCCGTAGGTGTCGGCCGAGCCACCGGTGAACTGCAGCGCGCCGTCCTTGAACGCGGCCCCGGTCGGGGTGAGCGTCAGCGCGTTGTTGCCGCCGCTCGAATCCCTCGCGGTCGTTCCGCCGCGCTCGTCCAGGTTCCACGCGCCCTTGCCCGCGTACGGGTACGGCTTGCCCGCGTTGGCGCCGGCCTCGATCACGCGCCGGTTGATCTCGCGGACCGGACCGGGGTCGACCTTGATGCGCTTGCGGTCGTAGGTCCAGAGCCCGTTGAGCTCGCCTTCGAGGTCGGTGACCTGCGTGTACACCGAAGCCGACAGCTCGGCCCTGGCCTGCCCGAGGTAGAACGTGCGGGTGTTGTCGACGTACTTCGCCGTCAGCGCCGCCTTGTCCGCCACCCCGCTGTAGATCGCGATCGGCGCACCCGGCCACTGGTGACCCGGCGTGCGCAGCGTGAAGCCGCCGTGCTCGCCGTCCATCGCGACGCGCTTGCCGTCCGAGTGGGCCGGGTCGGTGTTGTTGTAGTCGTGGTGGTCGATGACGTCACCCGCACCCGAGTCGCCCTTGGAGGCACAGCAGTTCACCCCGCTGTGGGCGCTGACGATCCGGCTCGGGTCGGCGGCCTTGACCTGGTCGGTGATCCGGCCGGTCGCGGCCTTGTCCCACTCGCCCCAGCCC of Amycolatopsis solani contains these proteins:
- a CDS encoding oxidoreductase is translated as MTKRTFLITGVSSGLGRAFAEGALAAGHTVAGTVRKPADRAAFEELAPGRAHARQLDVTDDDAVSAVVAEVERTVGPIDVLIANAGYGHEGVFEESPMAELRAQFDVNVFGVAATVHAVLPGMRKRRSGHIFAVSSMGGLMTVPGLAYYCGSKYAVAGMLETLAKEVAGFGVRVTVIEPGSFRTDWAGRSMVRSERSIADYDELFEPIRAARHAASGNQLGDPAKAAAAVLEVVEAEKPPVHLVLGSDALRLVAAGRAAVTADIEAWEELSRSTDFPDGHQIAANDA
- a CDS encoding TetR/AcrR family transcriptional regulator, with translation MPEPGRRRAAPSKGDLREAKLLAVLEELLAVKTFDALTTNDIAERAGLSRASMYFYFSSKQEALIALFAKTVEALHEKSRAAAGDPAPPRDAIATALRRTRERWHEHGLIMRVAIDQSSAIPELGALWMQTAEIFIDAITAILVRAGAADDEGPGGARAVAGALCWMIERTFYHASAVSPEALDEASETCRVVWLRAAGIE
- the trpB gene encoding tryptophan synthase subunit beta, which encodes MPDFFFPAPPGHFPDPKGYFGAFGGQFVPQALVAAVDQVAAEYERAKADPAFVARFEDLLAHYVGRPSALTEVPRFAAHAGGARVFLKREDLNHTGSHKVNNALGQALLAQRMGKTRVIAETGAGSHGVATATACALTGLACTVYMGETDMRRQAVNVARMELLGARVVPVTSGSRTLKDAINETFRDWVAHVGDTHYLFGTVAGPHPFPAMIRDFQRVIGVEARRQLLERTGRLPDAAIACVGGGSNAIGLFHAFLDDPGVRLIGCEAAGHGVRSGKHAASLSAGEPGVLHGSRSYVLQDDEGQIQEAWSISAGLDYPGVGPEHAHLHDSGRAEYRPVTDDEAMTAFRLLASTEGIVPAIESAHALAGALRAGAELGPDALLLVNLSGRGDKDMDTASVHFGLEAAR
- the trpA gene encoding tryptophan synthase subunit alpha, which produces MSPLTETLARAKREGRAALITYLPAGFPTVDGGIEALRATLDAGADIVEVGVPHSDPVLDGPVIQTADDIALRGGVRIADVLRTVREVHAATGKPVLVMSYWNPVSRYGIERFARELADAGGAGCVLPDLPVAESAPWRREAAKHGLATVFVVAPSSTDAQLAETAAAGTGFVYAAALMGVTGTRSTVDASAAVLARRLRAVTDLPVCVGMGVSDADQAAEVAGFADGVIVGSALVSPFLDGGEGLAGLERLTSRLAAGVRAHAG
- the trpM gene encoding tryptophan biosynthesis modulator TrpM, which translates into the protein MPLTVRFARGRRPRGCQAPARRVRGRRVRYAIGAEAGQVDGMRWRRLPRVARDHRLTR
- a CDS encoding NADP-dependent oxidoreductase produces the protein MGQAWGFGKYGGPEVQEFFERPDPVPGPGEVLIRVGVAGVNPLDHLLRAGLVPGLDGGRPFPRVLGMEAAGTVLALGEDVDGLQVGDAVFGFALTGGGTYAETTVLTAVNTARVPAGLSATVAATLPVAGTTAVDALDQLGLPSGATILVNGVGGGVGLAVARLAVARGLRVVGTGSAAKREQAEAAGAQFVDYAAEDVVAAARALVPEGFDGIVDLVGGASLRAVAPLAREPGTVVSVGDQSVGEVGGRFVERRLGRENLEHAARLALDGVLVPVISAVHPLSDAPAALAAVEDGHAAGKVVVEVGLSRS
- a CDS encoding acyl-CoA dehydrogenase family protein, whose translation is MIDYVNAATTEVLRAHAAKAEENLRPAGEALAALREDGVFALRTPREHGGAWADAETVARRLTGLGRACPSTAWIAGACVTAKTLAARTFPAAAPFFADSDALFCGSGVPGARGVRVADGVRVTGRWPNVSGCEDAAWATLAVLVDGEFSFAVVPAADLVVDRTWDMAGMRATGSHTLVAADVFVPAERIAAGAPFPLADAMLYATTVLGPVVGAAQGALDAVTAMFASDRKPFMSAYSRMGESPGARHWLAEASYLVGRAERTMLEVAREASSAELSPVDGPRLRRALADAGQDSRAAVERMLDLHGASGFATTNVLQRCWRDVAVGSRHPHLNPYLAVENLGVALTS
- a CDS encoding TetR/AcrR family transcriptional regulator, with translation MPRVTQAHLDARRRQILDAARARFATHGFAHTSMTDLVEASGLSVGAIYRYFKGKDEIVTAICEEATQALPAELTAASVREFAEHIRAIAREEDHARLVAQIYAEAAVSPPLAALVQRQLDELRAAVAALLPGREPAEAARIAEAFVALCHGYTQQLAVRGDLDPGPFAAALLAIIES
- a CDS encoding sensor histidine kinase, giving the protein MTFAGRPGIPWTGRRGPLVAEVAVLGVLVVFDAVLATRAAPSELTTVAVEFAPGLGPVVAVLAVLRRRFPGHIAALATAVSGLSLLGTAVSAALAAAGARLPPQPGAAEALALALVVGACCHRLSPKAAALQAVLGGCAATLAPIVRYGAGTPAGLYATGAAVLWGGALAGGLVLRDADVRHRAAVHELRNTERLRLARELHDLVAHQVTGIVVRVQAAHRVAERSGGDTATFAELETAGAAALSAMRRLVGALRTGDEAFFVPPADLLTAVDRAVPDDERVHLDVSPDLAALPVAPEVVTTAHRLLTESLTNVRRHAPEATEVRVLVRHEPPGALRVEVVNDGAARPARRGGYGLLGMAERVAAVGGTVDAGPAAGRRWRVAARLPLEPG
- a CDS encoding MerR family transcriptional regulator, producing the protein MRIGELSRRTGASARSLRYYEAQGLLSSIRSEAGQRHYSDDAAQRVSLIRQLFDAGLSSRVIATVLPCVETPGDVGVVECAFAVMKRERDRIDAEIARLAETRDALDGLLEVNSRHRAQM
- a CDS encoding AraC family transcriptional regulator, which gives rise to MDLISEVVRTVRVGTAGVRLIKLASAGIRFAAFDGSGFHILMRGTCWLIGHGDPVPLRPGDIVLTSAGAEHGLSPVPCALADLTLVAPGPLPPSPGPVSFEFLCGAYRLDRGRAPQYLRALPDLIVLTPDHDRDPGLRSLVDLLAEDVTTDRPGSAATRRALLDLVLVQALRQWHERDGTSGWPAVTHPGIAAALREIHENPQLPWTVGRLSEVAGMPRTAFSRTFTTTVGRPPMTYLTTWRLGRAARLLRETDASLARIAPQVGYATEFAFSAAFRREYGVAPGRFRTALTNG